A genomic region of Brevibacillus sp. JNUCC-41 contains the following coding sequences:
- the ablA gene encoding lysine 2,3-aminomutase translates to MLFDLYKPDRNWKDIELWKDVTEEQWNNWLWQLTNTIRTVDDLKKVINLTPDEEEGVRISTKTIPLNITPYYASLMNKDDPRCPIRMQSVPISEEMHKTKYDMEDPLHEDEDSPVPGLTHRYPDRVLFLVTNQCSMYCRYCTRRRFSGQIGMGVPKKQLDAAIGYIRDTPAVRDVLISGGDGLLINDTILEYILKNLREIPHVEIIRIGTRAPVVFPQRITENLCAILKKYHPVWLNTHFNTSIEITEESKKACEMLTDAGVPVGNQAVILAGINDSVAIMKKLMHDLVKIRVRPYYIYQCDLSEGIGHFRAPISKGIEIIEGLRGHTSGYAVPTFVVDAPGGGGKITLQPNYILSQSPTKTVLRNFEGVITTYPEPEQYTPGLADDYFKGVYPDMEGKQSDIGVSGLMNDKQFNLVPEGLRRMNRRENYVTNPEHASLKNQRVKRDLLKEKKFQAQQKKGTQKGDE, encoded by the coding sequence ATGTTATTTGACTTATATAAGCCAGATCGAAATTGGAAAGATATAGAACTTTGGAAAGATGTAACCGAAGAACAATGGAACAACTGGCTGTGGCAGCTTACGAATACGATCCGGACTGTTGATGATTTGAAAAAAGTGATAAACCTGACTCCGGATGAAGAGGAAGGTGTGAGGATTTCCACAAAAACCATTCCATTGAATATCACCCCATACTATGCTTCGTTAATGAATAAAGATGACCCAAGGTGTCCAATCAGAATGCAATCGGTCCCAATCTCGGAAGAAATGCATAAAACCAAATATGACATGGAAGACCCCCTTCATGAGGATGAGGACTCTCCAGTACCGGGACTGACCCATAGATATCCGGATCGCGTTCTTTTTTTGGTGACGAATCAATGCTCCATGTACTGCCGTTATTGTACGCGAAGACGCTTTTCAGGCCAAATTGGCATGGGCGTTCCCAAAAAACAATTGGACGCTGCAATCGGTTATATACGTGACACGCCGGCAGTTCGGGATGTCCTTATTTCCGGAGGGGACGGATTATTGATTAATGACACGATCCTTGAATATATCCTCAAAAACTTAAGGGAAATTCCGCATGTTGAAATAATCAGGATAGGTACGCGGGCTCCGGTTGTTTTTCCTCAAAGAATCACTGAAAATTTATGTGCCATTTTAAAAAAATATCATCCGGTTTGGCTGAATACTCATTTCAATACCTCGATAGAAATTACCGAAGAGTCAAAGAAAGCATGTGAGATGCTTACCGATGCAGGTGTACCTGTGGGCAACCAGGCAGTTATTTTAGCGGGGATAAATGACAGTGTCGCAATCATGAAAAAGCTGATGCATGATCTTGTTAAGATCCGTGTCCGCCCTTACTATATTTATCAGTGCGATCTCTCGGAGGGCATTGGCCATTTCAGGGCGCCCATTTCAAAAGGGATTGAAATAATCGAAGGGCTCCGAGGCCATACATCCGGGTATGCTGTCCCTACCTTCGTCGTCGATGCTCCAGGAGGGGGAGGGAAGATCACACTGCAGCCGAATTATATCCTTTCACAATCTCCAACAAAAACGGTGCTGCGCAATTTTGAAGGTGTGATAACCACATATCCTGAACCTGAGCAATATACACCAGGACTTGCCGATGATTATTTCAAAGGGGTATATCCTGATATGGAAGGAAAACAGTCAGATATAGGTGTATCGGGTTTAATGAACGACAAGCAATTCAATTTAGTGCCTGAAGGGCTGAGGCGAATGAATAGACGGGAAAATTACGTGACCAACCCAGAGCATGCTTCATTGAAAAACCAACGTGTAAAGCGAGATCTGTTAAAAGAAAAGAAATTCCAGGCACAGCAAAAAAAGGGCACTCAAAAGGGGGATGAATAG
- the qoxB gene encoding cytochrome aa3 quinol oxidase subunit I, producing the protein MGFFSRFLIPNPSPVIYSSMVAIVVTVLLIIVGLTHFKKWFYLWSGWLTTVDHKRIGIMYLISALLMLFRGGVDAVMMRAQLAVPDNKLLDSQHYNEIFSTHGVVMIIFMAMPYIMALMNFVVPLQIGARDVAFPRLNAISFWLFFMGAMLFNISFVIGGSPDAGWSSYFPLAGNEFSPHVGTNYYMIGIQIAGIGTLMTGINFLTTILKMRAPGMTLMKMPMFTWSSLVTSVIIIFAFPVLTVALIMGTMDRLFATKFFTITDGGMDMLWANLFWVWGHPEVYILILPAFGLFSEIIPTFSRRNLYGYRSMVASMVFISIYSFFVWTHHFFTMGQAAYVNSIFSITTMVIAIPTGIKIFNWLFTMWKGRIRFTVPMLYSIGFIPLFTIGGVTGVMLAMSAADYQYHNTMFLVAHFHNVIIPGVVFAVLGAGTYYWPKMFGFMLNERIGKWAFWFLTIGFCLAFFPMYITGLDGQARRIYTYSESTGFGPLNMISFIGAAFMAISFVLIVYTIYYSIRHAPKDVGDDPWDARSLEWATHNPVPEYNFAIIPQVNSRETFWDAKYKGHELFKGEYEKIHMPNNSGVPFIMSCIFFVFGFALVFSIWFLAIIGLIGIFVCMAHRSFEIDHGHYISVEEIKETEAKFGGVNKWK; encoded by the coding sequence ATGGGTTTTTTCTCTAGATTTCTTATACCTAATCCTAGTCCCGTCATTTACTCATCAATGGTGGCCATTGTTGTTACTGTTCTCTTGATCATTGTTGGTTTAACCCACTTTAAAAAATGGTTTTATTTATGGAGTGGCTGGCTAACAACTGTCGATCATAAAAGAATAGGTATTATGTATCTAATATCTGCTTTGTTGATGCTATTTCGTGGTGGGGTAGATGCTGTGATGATGCGTGCGCAACTTGCCGTACCGGATAACAAATTATTAGATTCACAGCACTATAATGAAATTTTTTCAACACACGGGGTTGTGATGATTATCTTTATGGCGATGCCATACATTATGGCCTTAATGAATTTCGTAGTGCCATTACAAATTGGAGCGCGTGATGTAGCATTCCCACGTCTAAACGCCATAAGTTTCTGGTTATTTTTTATGGGTGCGATGCTATTCAACATCTCGTTTGTAATTGGTGGTTCGCCTGATGCAGGGTGGTCATCTTATTTCCCGCTTGCAGGAAATGAATTTAGCCCGCATGTTGGAACGAATTATTATATGATTGGTATTCAAATAGCCGGAATAGGTACATTAATGACGGGGATTAACTTTTTGACGACTATTCTTAAAATGAGAGCACCCGGTATGACATTAATGAAAATGCCAATGTTTACATGGTCTTCTTTAGTCACAAGCGTTATTATCATTTTTGCATTCCCTGTATTAACAGTGGCGCTGATCATGGGAACAATGGATCGACTATTCGCAACCAAGTTTTTCACAATAACTGATGGCGGTATGGATATGCTTTGGGCTAACCTGTTCTGGGTTTGGGGACATCCTGAGGTATATATCTTAATCTTGCCTGCATTTGGTCTTTTTAGTGAGATTATCCCAACCTTTTCGCGACGTAACCTATATGGCTATCGATCAATGGTTGCTTCAATGGTATTTATCTCTATATATTCATTCTTCGTCTGGACGCACCATTTCTTTACGATGGGGCAAGCAGCATATGTTAATAGTATTTTCTCGATTACAACGATGGTAATTGCTATTCCAACTGGAATCAAGATCTTTAACTGGTTGTTCACGATGTGGAAAGGTAGAATCCGATTTACCGTACCTATGCTTTATTCAATAGGTTTCATACCTCTTTTTACAATCGGTGGAGTTACCGGGGTTATGCTTGCGATGTCAGCGGCGGATTATCAATACCATAATACAATGTTTTTAGTAGCTCACTTCCACAATGTCATCATTCCGGGTGTTGTATTTGCTGTACTTGGTGCCGGAACTTACTACTGGCCGAAAATGTTTGGTTTCATGTTGAATGAAAGGATTGGGAAATGGGCGTTCTGGTTTCTAACCATTGGTTTTTGCTTAGCATTCTTCCCTATGTATATCACTGGTTTAGATGGTCAAGCACGTCGTATATACACATACTCTGAATCGACTGGATTTGGACCATTGAATATGATTTCGTTTATCGGGGCAGCTTTTATGGCAATCAGCTTTGTATTAATCGTATATACGATTTACTATAGCATTCGCCATGCTCCAAAAGATGTTGGTGATGATCCGTGGGATGCACGTTCCCTTGAATGGGCTACTCATAATCCAGTACCAGAATATAACTTTGCTATTATTCCACAAGTGAACTCAAGGGAAACGTTTTGGGATGCTAAATATAAAGGTCATGAATTATTCAAGGGTGAGTATGAAAAAATTCATATGCCCAATAACAGCGGCGTACCGTTTATCATGTCCTGTATCTTCTTTGTCTTTGGATTTGCGTTAGTATTCAGCATCTGGTTTCTTGCGATTATTGGGTTAATCGGTATCTTTGTTTGCATGGCTCATCGTTCATTCGAAATAGATCATGGTCATTACATTTCTGTAGAAGAAATTAAAGAGACAGAAGCAAAATTTGGGGGTGTTAATAAATGGAAATAG
- a CDS encoding YokU family protein: MKTCPWCEKGKLASVKGTVYWELPDGTRAVEITETPSSHCESCDAFFQSDEIVNEIENQLFLIDSKQLGKQTTYDELLKMKRVLKRNYFDFGK, from the coding sequence ATGAAGACGTGTCCATGGTGTGAGAAAGGGAAGCTTGCATCAGTAAAGGGGACTGTGTATTGGGAACTGCCGGATGGTACGAGGGCGGTTGAAATTACTGAAACCCCTTCATCCCATTGTGAGAGTTGCGATGCCTTTTTTCAAAGTGATGAAATTGTGAACGAAATTGAAAATCAACTATTTTTAATTGATTCGAAACAGCTAGGGAAACAGACGACGTATGACGAGCTATTGAAGATGAAGCGGGTGTTAAAGCGGAATTATTTTGATTTTGGAAAATAA
- the qoxA gene encoding cytochrome aa3 quinol oxidase subunit II: protein MKTKWVSLAILSTIVNVLSGCESLAVLDPKGPQAQTQANVIWLSIAIMAVIVIVVCAILVFVLTKYRDSKLPKEYEPPYIEGNHVVETIIVGVPILIVIFFSVVTVISNNKVEATPEGYKGQDPLVIYASSSDWKWHFSYPENDIETVNYLYIPTNRPLEFKLYSFGPITSFWIPQLGGQKYAMSNMVTTLHLAADESGEMMGRNANFSGKGFAENTFHVEAMSQDKFDEWVKEVKETAKPITEVRFNELLKPGHEGQLTFTGNHLDFSPAPEGENAGHHHGSIDSNANSKGEHMEHEHKSSNSKEKSAHDHE from the coding sequence ATGAAAACAAAATGGGTTTCATTAGCCATTCTTTCTACCATAGTCAATGTGCTTTCTGGCTGTGAATCATTAGCGGTCTTAGATCCTAAAGGGCCTCAAGCCCAAACGCAAGCCAATGTGATTTGGCTATCAATTGCGATCATGGCGGTTATTGTTATTGTTGTTTGTGCTATTTTAGTCTTTGTGTTAACGAAATACCGTGACTCTAAACTACCTAAAGAATATGAACCACCCTACATTGAAGGGAATCACGTTGTTGAAACGATTATTGTTGGGGTGCCGATTTTAATCGTCATTTTCTTCTCCGTTGTTACTGTAATTTCCAACAATAAAGTGGAAGCCACTCCTGAAGGGTACAAAGGACAAGATCCATTAGTTATTTACGCTTCGTCATCTGACTGGAAGTGGCATTTTAGTTATCCAGAAAACGATATCGAGACAGTAAACTATTTGTATATTCCAACAAATCGACCACTTGAATTTAAACTTTATTCATTCGGGCCTATCACGAGTTTCTGGATTCCACAACTTGGCGGTCAAAAATATGCCATGTCTAACATGGTGACAACATTACACTTAGCAGCGGACGAATCAGGGGAAATGATGGGACGAAATGCAAACTTTAGTGGGAAAGGATTCGCTGAAAACACGTTCCACGTCGAAGCGATGTCTCAAGATAAGTTTGATGAATGGGTAAAGGAAGTTAAAGAAACTGCGAAACCTATTACTGAAGTAAGATTCAATGAATTATTAAAACCGGGTCATGAGGGACAGTTAACGTTTACTGGAAATCATTTGGACTTCTCACCAGCTCCAGAAGGTGAAAATGCTGGACATCATCATGGTTCAATTGACTCTAACGCGAATTCAAAAGGTGAACATATGGAGCATGAACATAAGTCAAGTAATAGTAAAGAAAAATCAGCACACGATCATGAATAA
- the ablB gene encoding putative beta-lysine N-acetyltransferase, translating to MEAKIIEKRIQKPRCTIHITIDHFNKRIRVDDYLGHFQDCLEESLKVAKGVSAEKIIFKSRRENVMALLAQGFLYEGSIDKFFLGSDCFFLVKYNRNERRNSAEWEKEDQILTDVQSLPAKSGLDDPPSAYQGRKAEVTDALQLAQLYGKVFEVYPTPMNDPVYVEKCMEMGTVFYVFVHEGRIVSAASAEINSFYHNAEITDCATLPEHRQYGLMKHLISALEDYLISHGIYCIYSIARSLSFGMNAALHQHGYSYRGRLANNCYIFDKLEDMNLWVKNLT from the coding sequence TAATAAGCGAATCAGGGTTGATGATTATCTAGGTCATTTTCAAGATTGTTTGGAGGAATCTTTGAAGGTGGCTAAAGGCGTATCAGCAGAAAAAATCATCTTCAAATCACGCAGGGAAAACGTTATGGCATTGCTTGCTCAAGGCTTTCTATATGAAGGAAGCATCGATAAATTCTTCTTGGGAAGCGATTGTTTCTTCCTTGTTAAATATAACCGGAATGAAAGGCGCAACAGTGCAGAGTGGGAGAAGGAAGATCAAATCCTTACCGATGTTCAGAGCCTGCCGGCAAAATCCGGTCTGGATGATCCGCCGTCAGCCTATCAAGGCCGTAAAGCAGAAGTTACCGATGCACTTCAGCTGGCCCAATTGTATGGTAAGGTTTTCGAAGTGTATCCCACACCGATGAATGATCCGGTATATGTAGAAAAGTGCATGGAAATGGGAACGGTTTTTTATGTTTTTGTCCATGAAGGGAGGATCGTCAGTGCTGCGTCCGCAGAAATTAATTCCTTTTACCATAATGCAGAAATCACCGATTGTGCGACATTGCCGGAACACCGGCAGTACGGCTTGATGAAACACTTGATTTCCGCGCTTGAAGACTATCTTATTTCACATGGCATTTATTGTATCTATTCGATTGCCAGGTCGCTCTCATTCGGCATGAATGCTGCATTGCATCAGCATGGTTACTCGTACCGCGGACGTTTGGCTAATAATTGTTATATCTTCGATAAACTGGAAGATATGAACCTTTGGGTGAAAAACTTAACTTGA
- a CDS encoding sigma-54 interaction domain-containing protein produces MPSEFFNTSEVLEAILETIDEGIHVIDPKGMTIFYNGVAANHDGMKRSEVIGKPLLEAFPSLNHKSSTLLRVIKSEKPIYNYSQSYVNAHGRIIETLNTTLPIYVDGFMIGAIEIAKDYSSLKQLSERLADLESSLKTIKSPERKMPANGGLYSFAEILTKDNGFKGLIAQGKKAARSSSSVLVYGESGVGKELFVQSIHQDSSRSKEPFIAQNCAALPESLLESLLFGTAKGSYTGAVERQGLFELANGGTLFLDELQSMPIDLQAKLLRVLEDGFIRRIGGTKSVQVDVRIMAAMNMDPKKEVSENRLRPDLFYRLNVLSYELPPLRERIDDIELLSQHFISTFNSKLGLSIKGMDEKTKAFFRKYHWPGNVRELKHTIEFMMNHTENDVLNLEDLPQFLKKPTPSEKILPLREAMIEMETKLITEALLQTNGNVFQASKLLQIPRQTLQYKIKRHI; encoded by the coding sequence TTGCCAAGTGAATTTTTTAATACAAGTGAAGTGTTGGAAGCGATATTAGAAACCATTGATGAAGGCATTCATGTGATAGATCCAAAAGGAATGACCATCTTTTATAACGGAGTGGCAGCCAATCATGATGGGATGAAAAGAAGTGAGGTCATTGGGAAACCGTTGCTTGAGGCCTTTCCTTCTTTGAATCACAAATCATCGACCTTACTCCGGGTCATTAAATCTGAAAAACCAATCTACAACTATAGTCAATCGTATGTAAATGCACATGGACGAATCATAGAGACGCTAAATACGACGCTCCCCATATATGTTGATGGGTTTATGATAGGTGCAATAGAAATTGCCAAGGATTATTCAAGCTTGAAGCAATTATCTGAAAGGTTAGCTGATCTGGAAAGCTCGCTCAAGACGATCAAAAGTCCTGAAAGGAAAATGCCTGCAAACGGCGGATTGTATTCTTTTGCGGAAATCCTGACAAAAGATAATGGGTTTAAAGGATTGATAGCACAAGGTAAAAAGGCTGCCCGCTCCTCCTCATCGGTATTGGTTTATGGGGAAAGCGGTGTAGGAAAAGAGCTTTTTGTTCAAAGCATCCACCAAGATTCGAGCCGCAGTAAAGAACCTTTCATAGCGCAAAATTGTGCTGCCCTACCAGAAAGTTTATTGGAATCGCTTCTATTCGGTACGGCAAAAGGAAGCTACACTGGTGCTGTTGAACGTCAGGGATTGTTTGAATTAGCAAACGGCGGAACTTTGTTTTTGGATGAATTGCAATCGATGCCGATTGACTTGCAGGCAAAGCTTCTGCGTGTGCTAGAAGATGGGTTCATCAGGAGGATAGGCGGCACAAAGAGTGTACAGGTGGATGTCAGGATCATGGCAGCGATGAATATGGATCCGAAAAAGGAGGTATCGGAAAACAGGCTAAGGCCGGATTTGTTTTACCGATTGAACGTATTGAGCTACGAGCTGCCTCCGTTAAGGGAGCGGATTGATGATATAGAGCTTCTTTCTCAACATTTCATCTCCACATTTAACAGTAAATTAGGACTGTCGATAAAAGGCATGGATGAGAAGACTAAGGCTTTTTTTCGGAAATATCATTGGCCTGGAAACGTAAGGGAGCTTAAACATACGATAGAGTTCATGATGAACCATACGGAGAATGATGTTTTGAATCTTGAAGATTTGCCCCAATTTTTAAAAAAGCCCACCCCATCAGAAAAAATCCTTCCGCTTCGTGAGGCCATGATTGAGATGGAAACAAAATTGATCACCGAGGCGCTACTTCAAACGAACGGTAATGTTTTCCAGGCATCGAAACTATTGCAAATTCCAAGACAGACCTTGCAATATAAAATAAAAAGGCATATTTGA